In Tenacibaculum sp. MAR_2010_89, the sequence ATCTAAATTATACACATCTGATTTTTCAAGATTCTCATTTCCTAAAATAACACGACCTGAAGGAGATACATATCCAAATGGAGCTAACTCTTTAAATTCTGGTAAAGTTTGTGTGATACTAGAAGCAAATCGAATAAAGTTTTTTTCGTCTAACTCATATTTTAAATTTACACTAGGAAATAAACTAGAGTATACTTTATTTGCACTACCATATCTATTAACACCCTCTGGACTAATATAGTTACCTACATTCCATACTACATCAATTTCATCTCTTTCAAATCTTAATCCGATATTACCAGATAATTTATTATCAAATTTAAAATCAAAATTTGTGTAACCTGCTAAAGCTAAAAACTCACCTTTATAAGCATCTGGTAATTGTTCTCTCAAAGTTAATCCTGCACTTTCTCCTAATTGAAGTATTGATGATAATTCATCTATAGAAGCAGCTCTTACACCTCTTGCTCTAAAACCTTTAAAAGAAGATCTAAAACTTCTTTCTTTTTTACGAAAATTTAAACCATAGTTTAACTTATACGGCTTTGCTTCGTCTTCTTTTGCAAAACCTAAAGCCCACTTGTTTTCAATAAAAGCATTATACTCTTTATCTTCAATTTTTTGACTTGTTTTTCTTTGTTGATAATCTCCAACACTAGCAAACTCTATTAAAGAACTGTTATCAACATCTAAAATATTTACTTCATTTCTAATTCTGTTTGGCTCTTCAGCTAATACAAAATTATAACCAGTTGCCCAGTTTAAAGTATTGTTTTCATTCCACTTATGCTCACCCATTAATTGGTTAACAAACATAGTAGTTTGTTTAAAGTTTTGATCTCTAACAAAAGCTCCATTTTCTTGTGGATCTTGATCAAAAACATATCCTTTTCCACTTCTACCTTGCTCATATAAGTTATCTACCCCTTTGTTTACAAAAAGAGTATTATACTTTAATTTATTATTATCGTTTAATTTTACAGCAACTCTAATATACCCAGTACTGTTTGTTCTTGCCATAAAGTTTTCTACATCACCTCCACTTTCAGAAAAAGATGTATTTAAAACATTTGCTCTAAAACTTCTAAACAAACCACTTCTATATTCATTTGATTTAGAATGAGAAGCTGAAGCTAAAACTCTCCATTTCTTTCCAAATAACTCAAACTTCTTAGCTCCTGACAAAGAAAAACTATAGTTAATAGGTGTACTAGCCTCTTTAGTATCCCATCCTTGTAAAGTTAATTGATTTAATAAAGCGTATTTCTTTTTGTGAAATCCAAAAGTAACATCATCACTAATAACAGTTCTTCTAAAATTATCAACATCTAAAGCATTTGTATTTGCTCCACCGCTTAAACTTAATGAAAATCCATTTTTAGAAAATTCTTTAGTAACAACATTTACATTACCTGAAGCTTGATCTGTATAACTTGATGTATTGTATGTTTTACTAATTTCAACATTACTAATTACATTAGTTGAAAATAATCCTAAATCAATATTCTTATTAGCAATATCATCAGATGGAACTGGTAAACCATTCATTGTAGTAGATAAATACCTATCTCCTAAACCACGAATATATATATTACCTGTTCCCTCACTTTTAGTTACCCCTGAAATTTTAGTAGTAGCTGTAGCTGCATCAGAAACTCCTCTTTTAGCTAATTCTAATGCTCCAATACTTTCTTTAATTACTGTAGCTTTCTTTTGTTTTAAAAGTAAAGCACTTTCTTTCTCTTTACTAACTGTTGCATTTATAATTACATTATCTAAAGCAACTCCTTCGTTTGGACCAAGTTCTTGATTAACTACAATAGTTTGATTAGCCTTAACAACAATTGCTTTTTCTACAGTTTCATATCCTACAAAACTAAAAACAAGAATTTTATTTCCTGCTGGTACGCTAATAGAATACTTCCCATCAATATCTGTTGTCCCCCCAATTGATGTACCTTTAATATATACACTAGCAAAAGGTAAAGGCTCACCGTTCATTTCTTTATCTGTAACGGTTCCTGATACAGTTCCTTTGCTTTGTGAAAAGGCTAAATTACATAAGCTTAAAAAAGCTACAAACAATAATTTTTTCATTCTAACTTTAAATTCTGTTTATTTATCCTGCAAAAGTGGAGCAATCTTGTAAAGCTAATGTTACCTGTAAATTATTGTTGTATTATTAGAATGTTTATTTAATGTTAACACAACAGTGTAATGTTACGAATGCATTAATTTTATATCACTAAAAAAGAAAGCTCATTTTTAAGGCTTTCTTTTTTTACAATTTTCTTACTTTATAAATGACTTTAAGCATTTTGAAATACTTAGTTTAGTGTAGAACTTGAGGTGTATTTAATTTTTTAAAAATTTCAACATTTTCTTGGTAGATAAATATTCAAAATGTCGTTTTGTAATTTTAAATGTTTTATTTAAAATTACTGTTGCTGGTAATGAAAAAGTTTTGTTTTTTCTAGATGCCAGTAATAATGGGATTTGATGTATTGGCTGCCTATTCTTTCCTACCTCTTCATTAATATACTCTGCTCTTTCAAACGTTATATTTTTTTTGGATTCAGCATCCATTTTAACAGCATAATATTCTGAATTTAAAAGAGCAATTACTTCTGGGTTTTTAAAAGCAACTTTGTTCATTTTTTTACAGTAGGCACACCAATTTGTATAAAATGAAATGAATACTTTTTTGGGTTTAACTGCCAAAGAATCATCTAACTGTTCAAAAGAAATCCAATTAATATTCTGCTTTTGCTGCGCGATAGCTGTAAAAGCAAAACATCCAAAGAAAAAAAGAAATAATATGTTCTTTTTAAAAAGTTTCATCTAATGAAATTTACCAAATTTTATACCAATAAAAAATGTTCTTGGCGCACTCGGACCGTAAATATAATCCGAATCTCTTGTTGCTCCAGTATCAAAATCATCCTGATAAGCATTAAACATGTTTTTTACACCCGCAGAAATGGTGGTCATAAAATTATCATTGAAATCAATATGAGATTCTAACTTTAAATTCAAATCAAAGAAATCTGTTACTTCGTTTAATTGTAAGAATCCCGTATCACTAATCACCCTTGGAACTGTCATCCCACCAGTATATGTTCCTGTAAGGTCGACATTAAATTTTTCGCTTGGAATCCATGCGGTGTTTAAGTATCCATAAAAATTTGGGTTTCTTACAAACTCATTAACGGTAATATCAGGCTCTCCTGAAACTCCATTAGTTTCAAATAAAACCTGAGGGTCGTCATATTTAGATTCTTGTAAAGTTCCTCCTAGCTGAAATTGCCACTTAGGATTTGGAGAAATTCCAAATTCAAAATTGACTCCATAAACTTTAGCTCCTGAACCATTCCTTACTTCTTCTACTATAGAACCATTTGGTAATGTAGAACCAGTACTTACCAATGTAAAAGGATTTTTTAATGTTGTATAAAAACCTTCTAACAAGAAATCCAATTGTAATAGATTAATGTTTTTAGAAAAATTTAAAGAACCAGTATAAGCATTGGAAAACTCAGTTTTTAAATCATCAGAAAGAATTACAAATTGAGGCTCCCCACCTACACTAGAGATATGAACATCTTCATTAAATGCTTGTGGCGCTCTAAAACCTCTTGCGTAA encodes:
- a CDS encoding TonB-dependent receptor is translated as MKKLLFVAFLSLCNLAFSQSKGTVSGTVTDKEMNGEPLPFASVYIKGTSIGGTTDIDGKYSISVPAGNKILVFSFVGYETVEKAIVVKANQTIVVNQELGPNEGVALDNVIINATVSKEKESALLLKQKKATVIKESIGALELAKRGVSDAATATTKISGVTKSEGTGNIYIRGLGDRYLSTTMNGLPVPSDDIANKNIDLGLFSTNVISNVEISKTYNTSSYTDQASGNVNVVTKEFSKNGFSLSLSGGANTNALDVDNFRRTVISDDVTFGFHKKKYALLNQLTLQGWDTKEASTPINYSFSLSGAKKFELFGKKWRVLASASHSKSNEYRSGLFRSFRANVLNTSFSESGGDVENFMARTNSTGYIRVAVKLNDNNKLKYNTLFVNKGVDNLYEQGRSGKGYVFDQDPQENGAFVRDQNFKQTTMFVNQLMGEHKWNENNTLNWATGYNFVLAEEPNRIRNEVNILDVDNSSLIEFASVGDYQQRKTSQKIEDKEYNAFIENKWALGFAKEDEAKPYKLNYGLNFRKKERSFRSSFKGFRARGVRAASIDELSSILQLGESAGLTLREQLPDAYKGEFLALAGYTNFDFKFDNKLSGNIGLRFERDEIDVVWNVGNYISPEGVNRYGSANKVYSSLFPSVNLKYELDEKNFIRFASSITQTLPEFKELAPFGYVSPSGRVILGNENLEKSDVYNLDLKWELFPSRSELISATAFHKQIKNPINLVMTRGSSGYFSYFNTGEKADIYGVELEGKMNIINNEDDKSILSATGNITKMWFNQDLLPNFQYKDKVKSDLQGASDLILNGSLSYNNRKENEFIATLTGNYSSDKIFALGVPEDFAERATIYNDEIIEKGFFTLDLVLSKKLTKNLAIKLVGRNLLDPKIEQTQLVRNLNTGIETNETVSLYKKGRNVSFSLSYKF
- a CDS encoding DUF255 domain-containing protein, with amino-acid sequence MKLFKKNILFLFFFGCFAFTAIAQQKQNINWISFEQLDDSLAVKPKKVFISFYTNWCAYCKKMNKVAFKNPEVIALLNSEYYAVKMDAESKKNITFERAEYINEEVGKNRQPIHQIPLLLASRKNKTFSLPATVILNKTFKITKRHFEYLSTKKMLKFLKN